Proteins encoded within one genomic window of Hemiscyllium ocellatum isolate sHemOce1 chromosome 1, sHemOce1.pat.X.cur, whole genome shotgun sequence:
- the prdm8b gene encoding PR domain zinc finger protein 8b, whose amino-acid sequence MMEDPSAHKGFWESDASRAVQQCLTNIFTSVYTTCDIPENAIFGPCVLSHTSLYDSIAFIALKSADKRTVPYIFRVDTSAANSSSEGLMWLRLVQSAREKEEQNLEAYVKNGQLFYRSLRRIDKDEELLVWYGKELLELLLLSNVRAQAKINGSAPYTCLDCSQRFQCEYPFLAHLRFRCQKRLGCIATDENIKNSGDREHQTVVGSSVKFSRSERLSAFANVENTKTITDFHNLARDMENPRENARNRRETESINENKRKYDEAEEKGDNILHAAKLSERTLTIPRENLLCPSQQLRGGYFNLRENGRLLGPSSPDAADTKRSAFLEVKRTSLNLKQIPKDSVTDIDGKSGAAPISSSPEKPLDAKSVLTETQVPSCLDNIAMGSAFRSVSQLCGGEERKSAFSQPARSFTQLSPLLVSQKVIPGLECHPAVGDSARLYPANALPAKLQSAEVNGNCTMQGGLAKQSPFVYATAFWPKASGPIQLQVPSALTLLPPSFTSFCLPAQNWCAKCNASFRMTSDLVYHMRSHHKKEYAMEPLVKRRREEKLKCPICNESFRERHHLSRHMTSHN is encoded by the exons ATGATGGAAGATCCAAGTGCTCACAAGGGCTTTTGGGAGAGTGATGCCAGCAGAGCTGTCCAGCAATGTCTGACCAACATTTTCACCAGCGTGTATACAACCTGTGACATTCCAGAAAATGCCATCTTCGGACCGTGCGTGCTCAGCCACACATCCCTCTACGACAGCATCGCTTTCATTGCTCTGAAATCAGCCGACAAAAGAACCGTGCCCTATATTTTTCGG GTGGATACTTCAGCAGCGAACAGCTCCTCCGAAGGCTTAATGTGGCTCAGGCTGGTCCAGTCGGCCAGGGAGAAAGAAGAACAAAATCTGGAGGCGTATGTGAAAAACGGCCAGTTGTTTTATCGATCTCTGAGGCGGATTGACAAAGATGAAGAATTACTTGTGTGGTATGGGAAAGAACTGTTggagctgctgcttctcagcaaCGTCCGGGCGCAGGCCAAAATAAACG GATCCGCGCCATATACATGCCTGGACTGCAGCCAGCGATTTCAGTGTGAATACCCCTTCCTAGCACATTTGCGATTCCGCTGTCAGAAAAGGCTGGGTTGCATTGCCACGGACGAGAACATCAAGAACAGCGGAGACCGGGAGCACCAAACTGTTGTCGGCTCCAGCGTGAAGTTCAGCCGGTCCGAGCGACTGTCTGCCTTTGCCAATGTCGAAAATACCAAAACCATCACAGATTTTCACAATCTCGCCAGAGATATGGAAAATCCAAGAGAGAATGCGAGGAACCGTCGAGAAACGGAAAGCATAAATGAAAATAAGAGAAAGTACGACGAGGCGGAAGAAAAGGGCGACAATATACTGCACGCTGCAAAACTATCCGAGAGAACACTGACTATCCCAAGAGAAAATCTTCTCTGTCCTTCCCAGCAGCTCAGAGGAGGCTACTTCAACCTGAGGGAAAATGGGAGGTTATTGGGACCATCCAGCCCGGACGCTGCAGACACCAAGCGAAGCGCCTTCCTTGAGGTGAAACGAACTTCCCTGAACCTTAAACAGATCCCGAAAGATAGTGTCACCGACATAGACGGTAAGAGTGGTGCAGCGCCCATCAGCAGCTCTCCCGAGAAGCCGCTGGACGCCAAGTCTGTCCTGACTGAAACACAAGTCCCTTCCTGCCTGGACAACATTGCCATGGGCAGTGCGTTTCGCAGCGTCTCCCAGCTGTGTGGCGGCGAGGAGAGGAAGAGTGCATTCTCGCAGCCAGCCAGGTCCTTTACCCAGCTCTCTCCACTCTTGGTGTCCCAGAAGGTGATTCCTGGCTTGGAATGTCACCCTGCCGTCGGTGACTCTGCGAGGCTTTATCCGGCCAATGCTTTACCGGCAAAGCTCCAGAGCGCGGAGGTGAACGGCAATTGTACCATGCAAGGGGGCCTAGCCAAACAAAGCCCTTTCGTCTATGCCACCGCCTTCTGGCCGAAGGCGTCAGGGCCCATTCAGCTGCAAGTCCCATCCGCTCTCACCCTCCTTCCTCCTTCATTCACATCCTTTTGTTTACCCGCGCAGAACTGGTGTGCCAAATGCAACGCTTCTTTTAGAATGACATCCGATTTAGTGTACCACATGAGATCGCACCACAAAAAGGAGTACGCCATGGAGCCGCTGGTGAAAAGGCGAAGGGAGGAAAAGCTTAAATGTCCGATTTGCAATGAATCCTTTAGGGAACGTCACCACCTCTCCCGGCACATGACCTCTCATAACTGA